A single genomic interval of Streptomyces graminofaciens harbors:
- the fabG gene encoding 3-oxoacyl-[acyl-carrier-protein] reductase, whose amino-acid sequence MSRSVLVTGGNRGIGLAIARAFADNGDKVAITYRSGEPPSGFLAVKCDITDSEQVEQAYKEIEAEHGPVEVLIANAGVTKDQLLMRMSEEDFTSVVDTNLTGTFRVVKRANRGMLRAKKGRVVLISSVVGLYGGPGQANYAASKAGLVGFARSLARELGSRNITFNVVAPGFVDTDMTRVLTDEQREGIVKQVPLGRYAQPEEVAATVRFLASDDASYITGAVIPVDGGLGMGH is encoded by the coding sequence TTGAGCCGCTCGGTTCTCGTCACCGGAGGCAACCGGGGCATCGGCCTCGCCATCGCCCGCGCGTTCGCCGACAACGGCGACAAGGTCGCGATCACTTACCGCTCGGGTGAGCCGCCGTCCGGCTTCCTGGCCGTCAAGTGCGACATCACCGACTCCGAGCAGGTGGAGCAGGCCTACAAGGAGATCGAGGCCGAGCACGGCCCGGTCGAGGTCCTGATCGCCAACGCCGGCGTCACCAAGGACCAGCTCCTGATGCGTATGTCCGAGGAGGACTTCACCTCGGTCGTCGACACCAACCTCACCGGCACCTTCCGTGTGGTCAAGCGCGCCAACCGCGGCATGCTGCGTGCCAAGAAGGGCCGCGTCGTCCTGATCTCGTCGGTCGTGGGCCTCTACGGCGGCCCGGGCCAGGCGAACTACGCCGCCTCCAAGGCCGGTCTCGTCGGCTTCGCCCGCTCGCTCGCCCGTGAGCTCGGCTCCCGCAACATCACCTTCAACGTCGTCGCGCCCGGCTTCGTGGACACCGACATGACCAGGGTGCTCACCGACGAGCAGCGCGAGGGCATCGTCAAACAGGTGCCCCTCGGCCGGTACGCGCAGCCCGAGGAGGTCGCCGCGACGGTGCGGTTCCTCGCCTCGGACGACGCCTCGTACATCACTGGAGCCGTCATCCCCGTAGACGGCGGACTGGGAATGGGTCACTGA
- the fabI gene encoding enoyl-ACP reductase FabI, with protein MSGILEGKRVLITGVLMESSIAFHTAKLAQEQGAEIILTAFPRPTLTERIAKKLPKPTKVIELDVTNDEHLGRLADIVGEELGGLDGVVHSIGFAPQDALGGNFLNTPFESVATAMHVSAYSLKSLTMACLPLMQNGGSVVGLTFDAKFAWPQYDWMGPAKAALEATSRYVARDLGKQNIRCNLVSAGPLASMAAKSIPGFGELAAVWDDRSPLEWDLKDPEPAGRGVVALLSDWFPKTTGEIIHVDGGLHAIGA; from the coding sequence ATGAGCGGAATCCTCGAGGGCAAGCGCGTCCTGATCACCGGTGTGCTGATGGAGTCCTCCATCGCCTTCCACACCGCCAAGCTGGCCCAGGAGCAGGGCGCCGAGATCATCCTCACGGCCTTCCCCCGGCCCACGCTGACCGAGCGCATCGCCAAGAAGCTCCCCAAGCCCACCAAGGTCATCGAGCTCGACGTCACCAACGACGAGCACCTCGGGCGGCTCGCGGACATCGTCGGCGAGGAGCTGGGCGGCCTCGACGGCGTCGTGCACTCCATCGGCTTCGCGCCGCAGGACGCCCTCGGCGGCAACTTCCTGAACACGCCGTTCGAGTCCGTCGCCACCGCGATGCACGTCTCGGCGTATTCCCTGAAGTCGCTGACCATGGCCTGTCTGCCGCTGATGCAGAACGGCGGCTCGGTCGTCGGCCTCACCTTCGACGCGAAGTTCGCCTGGCCGCAGTACGACTGGATGGGCCCGGCCAAGGCCGCCCTGGAGGCCACCAGCCGTTACGTCGCCCGTGACCTGGGCAAGCAGAACATCCGCTGCAACCTCGTCTCCGCCGGCCCCCTCGCCTCCATGGCCGCCAAGTCCATCCCGGGCTTCGGCGAGCTGGCCGCCGTGTGGGACGACCGTTCCCCGCTGGAGTGGGACCTCAAGGACCCCGAGCCGGCCGGCCGCGGTGTCGTCGCCCTGCTGAGCGACTGGTTCCCGAAGACCACCGGCGAGATCATCCACGTGGACGGCGGGCTGCACGCGATCGGCGCGTGA
- a CDS encoding FadR/GntR family transcriptional regulator → MPLSHPRRSALSEQVIAALRNQITSGEWPVGSRIPTEPELVEQLGVARNTVREAVRALAHNGLLDIRQGSGTYVVATSELAGVMHRRFADADPGHVAELRSALESSAAKLAAERRTEKDLKQLDALLVRREEAWASGDAEAFVTADATFHLAVVAASHNDVVTAVYADLGEVLRDWLRGDVGEELTPETYMDHAPLLDAIRAGDAETAAAEAAGYPFHCRPGPFTPPSAGG, encoded by the coding sequence ATGCCGTTGAGCCACCCCCGTCGATCCGCGCTGTCCGAGCAGGTCATCGCCGCGCTGCGAAACCAGATCACCTCGGGCGAGTGGCCGGTCGGCTCCCGTATCCCCACCGAGCCGGAGCTGGTGGAACAGCTGGGGGTCGCCCGCAACACGGTCCGGGAGGCCGTCCGCGCGCTCGCGCACAACGGGCTGCTGGACATCCGCCAGGGCTCGGGCACCTATGTCGTCGCGACCAGTGAGCTGGCGGGCGTGATGCACCGCCGATTCGCGGACGCCGACCCCGGGCACGTGGCCGAGCTGCGGTCCGCCCTGGAGTCCAGCGCGGCGAAGCTGGCCGCCGAGCGGCGCACGGAGAAGGATCTGAAGCAGCTCGACGCGCTCCTGGTGCGGCGTGAGGAGGCGTGGGCGTCAGGCGACGCGGAGGCCTTCGTGACGGCCGACGCGACGTTCCACCTGGCGGTGGTGGCCGCGTCCCACAACGACGTCGTCACGGCCGTCTACGCGGATCTGGGCGAGGTGCTGCGCGACTGGCTCCGGGGCGACGTGGGCGAGGAGCTGACCCCCGAGACGTACATGGACCACGCCCCGTTGCTGGACGCGATCCGCGCGGGTGACGCGGAGACCGCGGCGGCGGAGGCGGCAGGTTATCCCTTCCACTGCCGCCCCGGCCCGTTCACGCCTCCATCCGCTGGTGGCTGA
- a CDS encoding CynX/NimT family MFS transporter has translation MMGGMASEETRATTSTAAPVRRRDSAAPEPAKTPSTRAWPLPLLVAGIVLTALNLRPAITSLGALLEEVRDGLGMSGSAAGLLTSVPPLCFAAFGVMAPRLARRFGPAAVVCAGMVAIAVGLAIRPYAGGTAGFLAGSALALMGIAVSNVLMPVVVKRWFPDRVGSMTGLYSMALALGTASAAAVTVPMTKALGGHWQAGLAVWAGLAATAVVPWIPFLRARGTLAPAPAATARASDGLRVARSRTAWALAVFFGLQATAAYITMGWMAQIFRDAGVPAGRAGLLLAVTMVMGVPLAFVIPRLASRLPHQGPIVVALSVCGLLGYAGLYVAPAGGAWAWALLLGVANCAFPLALTMVGMRARTGAGVAELSAFAQSTGYLISIPGPLLVGVLYQHSGGWGLPLALMAGLMIPQIAAGVLAGRDRVVEDEATR, from the coding sequence ATGATGGGTGGCATGGCGAGCGAGGAAACCCGGGCGACGACATCCACAGCCGCACCCGTGCGCAGGCGCGACTCGGCGGCGCCCGAGCCCGCGAAAACGCCCTCCACGCGCGCGTGGCCCCTGCCGCTGCTCGTCGCGGGCATCGTCCTGACGGCCCTCAACCTCCGGCCCGCCATCACCAGCCTCGGCGCCCTCCTCGAAGAGGTGCGCGACGGGCTCGGCATGAGCGGCAGCGCCGCCGGACTGCTCACCTCCGTACCGCCGCTCTGCTTCGCCGCCTTCGGTGTCATGGCCCCACGGCTCGCCCGCCGCTTCGGTCCGGCCGCCGTGGTCTGCGCCGGCATGGTCGCGATCGCCGTGGGCCTCGCGATCCGGCCGTACGCCGGCGGCACGGCGGGCTTCCTCGCCGGGAGCGCCCTCGCCCTCATGGGCATCGCCGTCAGCAACGTCCTGATGCCGGTCGTCGTCAAGCGCTGGTTCCCGGACCGGGTGGGCTCCATGACGGGCCTGTACTCCATGGCCCTCGCCCTCGGCACCGCCTCCGCCGCGGCCGTCACGGTCCCCATGACGAAGGCACTGGGCGGCCACTGGCAGGCCGGGCTGGCCGTCTGGGCGGGGCTCGCGGCGACGGCCGTCGTGCCGTGGATCCCGTTCCTACGCGCGCGTGGAACCCTCGCCCCGGCGCCCGCGGCCACAGCCCGGGCCTCCGACGGCCTGCGCGTCGCCCGCAGCCGTACCGCCTGGGCGCTCGCCGTCTTCTTCGGGCTCCAGGCCACCGCCGCGTACATCACGATGGGGTGGATGGCGCAGATCTTCCGCGACGCCGGGGTCCCCGCGGGCCGAGCCGGGCTGCTGCTCGCCGTCACGATGGTGATGGGCGTACCCCTGGCCTTCGTCATCCCCCGGCTCGCCAGCCGCCTGCCCCATCAGGGCCCGATCGTGGTCGCGCTGAGCGTCTGCGGACTCCTCGGGTACGCCGGCCTGTACGTCGCCCCGGCCGGCGGTGCCTGGGCTTGGGCGCTGCTGCTCGGCGTCGCCAACTGCGCCTTCCCGTTGGCCCTCACCATGGTCGGCATGCGGGCGCGTACCGGCGCGGGCGTCGCCGAGCTGTCGGCGTTCGCCCAGAGCACCGGCTATCTGATCTCGATCCCGGGCCCGCTCCTCGTCGGCGTCCTCTACCAGCACAGCGGCGGCTGGGGCCTGCCTCTGGCCCTGATGGCCGGCCTGATGATCCCGCAGATCGCGGCGGGCGTGCTGGCGGGCCGTGACCGCGTGGTGGAGGACGAGGCGACCCGCTGA
- a CDS encoding SGM_5486 family transporter-associated protein, translating to MPVLDPNPKNGQKKMLIVFGSFFAIFVIIGIIAQIASP from the coding sequence ATGCCAGTGCTCGACCCGAACCCCAAGAACGGCCAGAAGAAGATGCTGATCGTCTTCGGCTCGTTCTTCGCCATCTTCGTCATCATCGGGATCATCGCGCAGATCGCCTCGCCCTGA